A part of Fimbriiglobus ruber genomic DNA contains:
- a CDS encoding IS110 family transposase, whose product MRYLTATAASYVGVDLHARTLFVCVLDQAGTVQLSRNLPAKPAPFLKAVEPFGPDLLVGCECVHSWYWLADTCREHHLPFALGHAFGIKAVHASKTKSDAHDAEVLARLLRGGNFPLAYAYPHERRGLRDLLRTRLRLVRQRAELYGHVHTVRRQLNLDPVGSDVKYKSKRDGAADDITDPHARRGVEARLNLLAPLDTEIRRLERDIVVAADQHDPTERAALQTIPGVGSIISLTILLEIDTVTRFDSRQPFCSYARLITPKQESGGKIVGVGNAKAGNAWLKWAFSEAAVLSAQKDERMKKCLAKLQSTHGRGKGLSIFAHKLGRVVYHLLRTKKVFDVDRFVRG is encoded by the coding sequence ATGCGTTACCTCACTGCAACCGCCGCATCGTATGTCGGCGTCGATCTGCACGCAAGAACCCTGTTCGTCTGCGTCCTCGACCAGGCCGGGACCGTCCAACTGTCCCGCAACCTGCCCGCCAAGCCCGCGCCGTTCCTGAAGGCGGTCGAACCGTTCGGGCCCGATCTGCTCGTCGGGTGCGAGTGCGTCCACTCGTGGTACTGGCTGGCCGATACGTGCCGCGAGCACCACCTCCCGTTCGCCCTCGGGCACGCGTTCGGGATCAAGGCCGTCCACGCGTCCAAGACCAAGTCTGACGCCCACGATGCCGAGGTCCTCGCCCGCCTCCTGCGCGGGGGCAACTTCCCCCTCGCGTACGCCTACCCACACGAGCGCCGCGGGTTGCGGGACCTGTTACGCACCCGACTCCGGCTCGTCCGCCAACGGGCCGAACTCTACGGCCACGTCCACACCGTCCGCCGGCAACTCAACCTCGACCCCGTGGGCTCGGACGTCAAGTACAAGTCCAAGCGGGACGGGGCTGCGGACGACATCACCGACCCGCACGCCCGGCGAGGGGTCGAGGCCCGGTTGAACCTGCTCGCCCCGCTCGACACCGAGATCCGCCGGCTCGAGCGGGACATCGTAGTCGCGGCCGACCAACACGACCCGACCGAACGGGCCGCCCTGCAAACCATCCCCGGCGTCGGATCGATCATCTCCCTGACCATCCTCTTGGAGATCGATACGGTCACCCGGTTCGATTCCCGGCAGCCGTTCTGCAGTTACGCCCGACTCATCACGCCCAAGCAGGAGTCGGGGGGCAAGATCGTCGGCGTGGGGAACGCGAAGGCCGGCAACGCGTGGCTCAAGTGGGCGTTCTCCGAGGCCGCCGTGTTGAGCGCCCAGAAGGACGAGCGGATGAAGAAGTGTCTGGCCAAACTCCAGTCGACGCACGGCCGCGGCAAGGGGCTGTCGATCTTCGCGCACAAGCTCGGCCGGGTCGTGTATCACCTGCTGCGGACGAAGAAGGTGTTCGACGTGGACCGGTTCGTCCGCGGTTGA
- a CDS encoding ankyrin repeat domain-containing protein, with protein MTHRLLAIVGLFSVTLPAYAADPKKAVDPAVAFIDQLEKLDTQDTGYAGSVSGSSFLPLGYSSASVVLLSPAAPTGKSEAMLSLVKLGSKAVPALLDHLADDRRTRIVIRNSLYGFFGISQDRGERAEDVVPNGNGGNPLGSPKQYTLRVGDLCYVALGQIVNCDYTAVEYIPSGIVGIVSVPHSRKLRADLKKQWGGLTEKKHLASLVKDLNVKKPKGDNDDGDRARVRASLRLAYYFPKEYESIAVEQLKKPTRNFIDALQYVESEKLDRALRDLMAETDDLQVSFALVDRLAGRGYDADIEAFVNRRLPKVAGEDRRYIEDFRDKLGFTRLHIAVEVRSSYLIEAALKTKADVNARSKDGRTALHVAAAQDAAGTVDLLLNAKADANLKDNDGRTPMEYAASQGHSDLVRRLAKVQTEPLGFFSAVILGKAERVKELLKAKPELVKARTRQGNGWTPLQIAAREGHEETVRALLDAGGDVNGAKGAKGEISPLVWAVWTERPNIKLVKLLIERGADVNQHGGWGSEAPLHHAVKYGNVELVKLLLEAKADPAVTESFGKTPLDLAKEKNNQVIVKMLTSAK; from the coding sequence ATGACGCACCGGTTACTCGCGATCGTCGGACTCTTCTCCGTGACACTCCCGGCTTACGCCGCCGATCCGAAGAAGGCCGTCGATCCGGCCGTCGCATTCATCGACCAACTCGAAAAGCTCGACACCCAAGACACCGGCTACGCGGGGAGTGTCTCCGGTTCGTCGTTCCTGCCGTTGGGCTACAGCAGCGCTTCGGTGGTGCTACTCAGCCCGGCCGCGCCGACCGGGAAGTCGGAGGCGATGCTCTCGCTGGTGAAGCTCGGTTCCAAGGCGGTCCCGGCACTGCTCGATCACCTCGCCGACGACCGAAGAACCAGGATCGTCATCCGCAACAGCCTCTACGGTTTCTTCGGGATTTCACAAGACAGAGGAGAAAGGGCGGAAGACGTGGTGCCGAACGGGAACGGCGGGAATCCGCTCGGGTCACCGAAACAATACACGCTCCGCGTCGGCGATTTGTGCTACGTGGCGCTGGGCCAAATCGTCAACTGCGACTACACCGCCGTGGAGTACATTCCCTCGGGAATCGTCGGGATCGTCTCCGTCCCTCACTCCCGAAAACTTCGGGCCGATCTGAAGAAGCAATGGGGCGGACTCACCGAGAAGAAACACCTGGCGTCGCTCGTGAAAGACTTGAACGTCAAGAAGCCCAAAGGGGACAACGACGACGGCGATCGCGCCCGTGTTCGTGCGTCCCTACGGTTGGCTTATTACTTCCCGAAGGAGTACGAGTCGATCGCCGTCGAGCAACTCAAAAAGCCGACCCGCAACTTCATTGATGCCCTGCAATACGTGGAAAGCGAGAAGCTCGACCGGGCACTCCGCGACCTGATGGCGGAGACCGACGACCTTCAAGTGAGCTTCGCCCTGGTGGACCGGCTCGCCGGCCGCGGCTACGACGCCGACATCGAAGCGTTCGTCAACCGACGGTTGCCGAAGGTGGCCGGCGAGGACCGCCGTTACATCGAAGATTTCCGCGACAAACTCGGTTTCACGCGCCTGCATATCGCGGTGGAGGTGCGGTCGTCGTATCTGATCGAAGCGGCCTTGAAGACGAAGGCGGACGTGAACGCCCGCAGTAAGGACGGCCGCACCGCCTTGCACGTCGCCGCCGCCCAGGACGCCGCCGGCACGGTCGACTTGCTCCTGAACGCGAAAGCGGACGCGAATCTGAAAGACAACGACGGGCGGACGCCGATGGAATACGCCGCGTCGCAAGGCCATTCCGATTTGGTTCGACGGCTCGCGAAAGTTCAGACCGAACCTCTCGGCTTCTTTTCGGCGGTGATCCTCGGCAAGGCGGAGCGCGTGAAGGAGTTGCTGAAGGCGAAACCCGAACTGGTGAAAGCGCGGACCAGGCAGGGGAATGGTTGGACCCCGCTTCAAATCGCGGCCAGAGAGGGGCACGAAGAAACCGTGCGTGCTCTGCTCGACGCCGGGGGCGATGTCAATGGGGCGAAAGGGGCGAAAGGGGAAATCTCTCCTCTGGTTTGGGCCGTTTGGACGGAACGACCCAATATCAAGCTCGTGAAGTTGCTGATCGAACGCGGCGCGGACGTGAACCAACACGGCGGGTGGGGGTCGGAAGCGCCGCTGCACCACGCGGTGAAATACGGCAACGTCGAGTTGGTGAAATTGCTATTGGAGGCCAAAGCCGATCCCGCCGTGACGGAATCGTTCGGGAAAACGCCGTTGGATTTGGCCAAGGAAAAGAATAATCAGGTGATCGTGAAGATGCTTACATCGGCGAAGTAG
- a CDS encoding SMI1/KNR4 family protein: MADTMWVDLVGTLRDNGVEFEPGLTDAEVAGAESRYGFRFPPDLRAFLRAGLPHGGDFPDWRNGDEAALRGWLDLPRRGVLFDIEHNGFWLSDWGPRPASLGEAQRVADELVAAAPKLIPVFKHRMMPSEPHSAGNPVFSVHQTDIIYYGVDLRDYLIHEFLAREDVGIWPIPETVRRVPFWDIERFFSVRWADGACVFDNGAGQLPWQRPAEPSSTDPVE; this comes from the coding sequence ATGGCGGACACGATGTGGGTGGACCTCGTCGGCACCCTCCGCGACAACGGTGTCGAGTTCGAGCCGGGTCTGACGGACGCCGAGGTCGCCGGCGCCGAGTCGCGGTACGGGTTCCGGTTCCCGCCAGACCTGCGGGCGTTCCTCCGGGCCGGGTTGCCCCACGGGGGTGACTTCCCCGACTGGCGGAACGGCGACGAGGCCGCCTTGCGCGGGTGGCTCGATCTGCCCCGTCGGGGCGTTCTATTCGACATTGAACACAACGGGTTCTGGCTGAGCGACTGGGGGCCGCGCCCGGCGTCGCTCGGCGAGGCTCAGCGGGTCGCGGACGAGTTGGTGGCCGCCGCGCCGAAGCTCATCCCGGTCTTCAAGCACCGGATGATGCCATCGGAGCCACACTCGGCGGGTAACCCGGTGTTCTCCGTCCACCAGACGGACATCATCTACTACGGGGTGGACCTGCGGGACTACCTCATCCACGAGTTCTTGGCCCGCGAGGACGTGGGCATCTGGCCGATCCCCGAGACGGTTCGGCGGGTGCCGTTCTGGGACATCGAGCGGTTTTTCAGTGTGCGGTGGGCGGATGGGGCGTGTGTGTTCGACAACGGCGCGGGTCAACTCCCGTGGCAAAGGCCCGCCGAACCGAGTTCAACAGACCCCGTCGAGTGA
- a CDS encoding protein kinase domain-containing protein, which produces MSSISRGGLIGRLLDEFELTWKQAPPASIEEYYGRVVRTEARVLDAANRTTLLEELVKLDLEFRWRPGSAAREKWGTRDYAQRFAELRVPGWDAVPLLCEEFRVRWQWGDRPGREGFCSDYVHLEPRLSTRLSQVEQSLRGAPFPPPPVSLSRTGPHVPRPSATDVRPAAKPADTAFPAIPGYEIKSVLGKGGMGVVYKAWDTGLKRHVALKLILTGGDADEQEMARFRLEAQSIAKLKHPNIVQIFAYGEFENRPYFALEFLEGGSLSRYLGNAPQPPAAAAALAEAIARGMETAHRAGIVHRDLKPANVLLEWSSPKGRSGAAPEIVAKITDFGLAKQLDDDGDKTHAGAIMGTPSYMAIEQAEGRIQDVGPPADIYAIGAILYEMLIGRPPFKGASVVETLDLVRHRDPVSPRLLQPSVPLDLETICLKCLRKDTTQRYASAEALADDLGRFRRGEPILARPVGSLEQAWKFYRRNPRVVYAGTGIVVLLLLTIVATGIAAAASSARAAADLRKANAETEALTAKGEKDAAELAKVKAEAEKQIQKARDEKTIKSQDYDLLIGISERELSSPKGDIVLAEKMLDACRPEYRGWEWKYLVRKCDGGRQEFSGHEAGLWSVAYHPRGDEIATASIDGTVRLWDVKTQRETAVLTAHKADVGKVIAGAKGLNDLQKTIALGQAKSSIETAMNAVSVFAPVAPKIPPVPTAFNPGDIPEHLSPVIRVAYSSDGRYLASGALDPKVDGEMALRLAKKEPLRPVGTVIVWDRERNSHKVFPMHKTLILALACRPGSDQIASAGMDDEHAWKLRDRESGAVAHTFLGHKGWIVQARFSPDGRYVATGSADGTAILWDVSAKTAKHKFGKHRATVHDVAFSKDGTQLATAGTDGNVYLWDLTLPDPASAEPVQLRGHIGAALGVAFSPDGTRVATAGFDRTVRVWDPKSGAELPPGAPKTADEKITLRGHANTIWSIAFSPDGSKLVSASFDGTARIWDSSPAVEPAFPGAFTLRNSPEKPDEDHRVNRIAFSTDGSRMATASWDGAVSVWDAKNGAAIRKLEHEGPVWGVAFSPNGERILSGSWDTTVRLWNAATGKEEKRWVLKSPVQSVAYSHNGEYVCAGGWDGTVKVWNAETGKEVSPIKGHYLPVFSMAFTPDDRYLATAGGDRTAKLWPLAGGEPAVLAGHGATVFTVTIDKAGRQIATAGWDNSVRLWRFDNGRATFDKELNNPKTGHKDYVCGVAFRPDGKQLATTGLDKTLCIWDPESGNSVVEPKSLRGVSWDVAYHPDGTRLAAAVWNPKSWVKILPATQKK; this is translated from the coding sequence ATGAGCAGTATCTCGCGCGGCGGGTTGATCGGGCGATTGCTGGACGAATTCGAGTTGACCTGGAAGCAAGCGCCGCCGGCCTCCATCGAAGAGTACTACGGCCGGGTCGTCCGGACCGAGGCGCGCGTACTGGATGCGGCGAACCGGACGACCCTCTTGGAAGAGTTGGTCAAGCTCGATCTGGAGTTCCGCTGGCGCCCCGGCTCGGCCGCCCGCGAGAAATGGGGCACCCGCGACTACGCCCAACGGTTCGCGGAGCTGCGGGTTCCGGGGTGGGATGCCGTACCATTGTTGTGCGAAGAGTTCCGCGTGCGGTGGCAGTGGGGGGACCGGCCGGGCCGGGAAGGCTTTTGCAGCGACTACGTGCACCTCGAACCGCGCCTGTCGACCCGGCTGAGCCAGGTCGAACAAAGTTTGCGCGGCGCCCCTTTTCCCCCACCTCCCGTCTCACTTTCCCGGACCGGTCCCCACGTCCCGCGGCCGAGCGCCACCGACGTGCGGCCCGCGGCCAAGCCGGCCGACACGGCATTCCCCGCGATTCCCGGCTACGAGATCAAAAGCGTCCTCGGGAAGGGGGGCATGGGGGTCGTGTACAAGGCGTGGGACACGGGCTTGAAGCGGCACGTCGCCTTGAAACTCATCCTCACTGGGGGGGACGCCGACGAGCAAGAGATGGCGCGCTTCCGTTTGGAAGCCCAGTCGATCGCGAAACTGAAGCACCCGAACATCGTACAGATCTTCGCCTACGGCGAGTTCGAAAACCGCCCCTATTTCGCGCTCGAATTCCTCGAAGGCGGCAGCCTGTCGCGCTACCTGGGCAACGCGCCCCAACCGCCCGCGGCCGCCGCCGCACTGGCCGAGGCCATCGCGAGGGGGATGGAAACGGCCCACCGCGCCGGGATCGTCCACCGGGATCTCAAACCGGCGAACGTGCTGCTCGAATGGTCGTCGCCGAAAGGGCGAAGCGGGGCGGCTCCCGAAATCGTGGCCAAGATCACGGACTTCGGGCTGGCGAAGCAGCTCGACGACGACGGCGATAAGACCCACGCCGGGGCCATCATGGGCACGCCAAGTTACATGGCGATCGAACAAGCCGAGGGCCGCATTCAAGACGTCGGCCCGCCGGCCGACATCTACGCGATCGGCGCTATCCTCTACGAAATGCTCATCGGCCGGCCGCCCTTCAAAGGCGCGTCGGTCGTGGAAACCCTGGACCTGGTCCGGCACCGCGATCCCGTCTCCCCGCGGTTGCTGCAGCCCTCCGTCCCGCTCGATTTGGAGACGATCTGTTTGAAGTGCCTGCGAAAAGACACGACCCAGCGGTACGCGTCCGCGGAAGCGCTCGCCGACGACCTGGGGAGATTCCGCCGGGGCGAGCCGATCCTCGCGCGCCCGGTCGGTTCTTTAGAACAGGCCTGGAAGTTCTATCGTCGCAACCCCCGCGTGGTCTACGCCGGCACCGGGATCGTCGTACTCCTGCTCCTCACAATAGTGGCGACGGGAATCGCGGCGGCGGCGTCCTCGGCGCGCGCGGCGGCGGACCTCCGCAAGGCGAATGCCGAAACGGAGGCGCTGACCGCCAAGGGCGAGAAGGATGCGGCCGAGCTCGCCAAAGTTAAGGCTGAAGCCGAGAAGCAAATTCAGAAAGCCCGAGACGAAAAGACGATCAAGTCCCAAGACTACGACCTTCTGATCGGCATTTCCGAGCGCGAGCTGTCATCACCCAAGGGGGATATCGTACTGGCCGAGAAAATGCTCGACGCCTGCCGGCCCGAGTACCGCGGGTGGGAATGGAAGTATCTCGTCCGGAAGTGCGACGGCGGCCGCCAAGAGTTTTCCGGTCACGAGGCCGGTCTCTGGAGCGTGGCGTATCACCCGCGCGGTGACGAAATCGCGACCGCCAGTATCGACGGAACCGTCCGCCTGTGGGACGTCAAGACGCAACGGGAAACCGCCGTTCTGACCGCGCACAAGGCCGACGTGGGCAAGGTCATCGCGGGGGCGAAAGGGCTGAACGACCTGCAAAAAACCATCGCCCTGGGTCAGGCGAAAAGCAGCATCGAAACCGCCATGAATGCCGTCAGCGTCTTCGCACCCGTGGCGCCCAAAATTCCGCCCGTGCCCACCGCCTTCAACCCCGGCGACATCCCGGAGCACCTCTCGCCCGTGATACGCGTCGCGTACAGTTCCGACGGCCGCTACCTCGCGTCCGGCGCCCTCGACCCGAAAGTCGACGGCGAGATGGCACTCAGGCTGGCGAAAAAAGAGCCGCTCCGGCCGGTCGGAACCGTGATCGTTTGGGACCGCGAACGGAATTCGCACAAAGTATTCCCGATGCACAAAACCCTCATCCTGGCTCTCGCCTGCCGCCCGGGCAGCGATCAGATCGCCTCGGCGGGTATGGACGACGAGCACGCGTGGAAGCTCAGGGACCGCGAATCGGGCGCCGTCGCCCACACGTTTCTCGGACACAAGGGCTGGATCGTCCAGGCCCGGTTCAGCCCGGACGGCCGGTACGTCGCCACCGGGAGTGCCGACGGCACCGCCATTCTTTGGGACGTATCGGCTAAAACGGCGAAGCACAAGTTCGGGAAGCACCGCGCGACGGTTCACGACGTCGCCTTCAGCAAGGACGGCACGCAACTCGCCACGGCCGGCACGGACGGCAACGTGTATCTTTGGGATTTGACCCTCCCCGACCCCGCGTCGGCCGAACCGGTGCAGCTGCGCGGCCACATCGGCGCGGCGCTGGGGGTGGCGTTCAGCCCGGACGGTACCCGCGTGGCCACGGCCGGATTCGATCGAACCGTCCGCGTTTGGGACCCGAAATCGGGTGCCGAACTCCCCCCGGGGGCGCCCAAAACGGCTGACGAAAAAATCACCCTCCGGGGCCACGCCAACACGATTTGGAGCATCGCGTTCAGCCCCGACGGTTCGAAACTGGTGTCGGCCAGCTTCGACGGCACTGCCCGGATCTGGGACTCCTCCCCGGCCGTGGAACCGGCGTTCCCGGGCGCGTTTACCCTTCGGAACAGTCCCGAAAAACCGGACGAGGATCACCGCGTTAACCGCATCGCGTTCAGTACGGACGGGTCGCGGATGGCCACGGCGAGTTGGGACGGCGCGGTCAGTGTGTGGGACGCAAAGAACGGGGCCGCCATTCGCAAGTTGGAACACGAAGGGCCGGTCTGGGGCGTGGCGTTCAGCCCGAACGGCGAGCGCATCCTTTCGGGGAGCTGGGACACGACCGTTCGGTTGTGGAATGCCGCGACGGGGAAGGAAGAAAAGAGGTGGGTTCTCAAGAGCCCCGTGCAGAGCGTGGCGTACAGTCACAACGGCGAATACGTCTGCGCGGGGGGCTGGGACGGCACGGTCAAAGTTTGGAATGCCGAGACCGGCAAAGAGGTCTCGCCCATCAAAGGCCATTACCTGCCGGTGTTCAGCATGGCGTTCACCCCCGACGACCGCTATTTGGCCACGGCCGGCGGCGACCGCACGGCCAAACTCTGGCCGCTCGCCGGAGGAGAACCTGCCGTTCTCGCCGGTCATGGCGCCACGGTTTTCACCGTTACGATCGACAAAGCCGGCCGCCAGATCGCCACCGCCGGTTGGGACAACAGCGTGCGCTTGTGGCGATTCGACAACGGCAGGGCCACGTTCGATAAGGAATTGAATAACCCCAAAACCGGCCACAAGGATTACGTCTGCGGCGTCGCGTTCCGACCCGACGGCAAACAGCTGGCGACGACGGGTCTCGACAAAACTCTGTGCATTTGGGATCCGGAGTCGGGCAACTCGGTCGTCGAGCCGAAAAGTCTCCGCGGCGTAAGCTGGGACGTCGCTTACCACCCGGACGGCACGCGCCTTGCCGCCGCAGTTTGGAACCCGAAAAGCTGGGTGAAGATCTTGCCCGCAACGCAAAAGAAATAG
- a CDS encoding RNA polymerase sigma factor, which yields MADELTLELIDHYRADRSPTAADELFRRYSERVLRFLKPRVSDRLASRLEPDDVVQSVFNSFFRGVSDGGFTFRQREDVWRLLVKIAVHKLHNQCRRHRAAGRDVGRETGDPLAAAVAREPSPAEAAAVWDELEACLRNREPRDRAILEHFIRGAPYEEIATAVDWSQRTVRRVCERFVTDLDRRLARESGPQEGDT from the coding sequence TTGGCCGATGAATTGACCTTGGAACTCATCGATCATTACCGGGCCGACCGCAGTCCGACGGCAGCGGACGAATTGTTCCGGCGGTACAGCGAGCGCGTACTCCGGTTTTTGAAGCCGCGGGTGTCGGACCGTCTGGCGAGCCGCCTCGAACCCGACGACGTGGTGCAATCGGTATTCAATAGCTTCTTTCGCGGCGTCTCGGACGGCGGGTTCACGTTCCGCCAGCGTGAAGACGTGTGGCGGCTACTCGTCAAGATCGCGGTTCACAAACTCCACAACCAGTGCCGGCGCCACCGGGCGGCCGGCCGGGATGTCGGCCGCGAAACGGGCGACCCGTTGGCCGCCGCCGTGGCCCGCGAGCCGTCGCCCGCCGAGGCCGCAGCCGTCTGGGACGAGTTGGAGGCCTGCCTGCGCAACCGAGAGCCCCGGGATCGTGCCATCCTCGAGCACTTTATCCGCGGGGCGCCGTACGAGGAAATCGCGACGGCGGTCGATTGGTCCCAGCGCACGGTGCGCCGCGTGTGTGAACGATTCGTCACCGATCTCGACCGCCGCCTGGCCCGGGAGAGCGGCCCGCAAGAAGGCGACACATGA
- a CDS encoding FHA domain-containing protein, translating to MPPTELPALLDCATNQYHAIGGTTHFLVGRSEDAHLSVANLRCSRKHFQIVLERGRYFVEALAKGNPTFLDGREVVGRTPLAHGSLLRAGECDFRFLLAATAPPPVPATFPAAPAGQPVEQDESQTVSVSASQVTELLALGRNIRLAGSMLIGRDADAHIPLVHPQVSRRHAIIDRLADGRVVLRDLGSANGTFVNGARLTTRPVPLKPGDQINIGPYGLVFSGTELVSKNRVSNIELIADEVTRVVTDRQTGKKLKLLDGITLVFQPREFVCLLGPSGSGKSTLMTILSGRSAPDRGTVFVNGQDLHANFDALKKDLALVPQKDVLHDSLTLGQALRYTARLRLPPDTSRAEADVCIQEILNTVSLTHRHGTVIRELSGGQVKRACLANEILCKPNLLFLDEVTSGLDERTDSDMMDLFRQIAHDGKTVVCITHSLANVERACDLVVILTPGGKLAFVGSPAEAKTYFGIDRLGLVYDLLEDKDVRPPEYWQERFLDSPYYAKYVTGRLPRGRGADAAEVVQPRVGSAERVSLFLRQAAVLTRRYLAIWRSNKASLAAMIGQSLIVALLLIIVFGDLSNLKLVEKASRTVNLLFLLAISSFWFGCNNAAKEVVKERVIFTRERDFNLLSSSYFLSKLVVLCGFSFLQTFVLFGLTKTVCGPPGDGAGQIAVLLALAAAGTTLGLLISTLATSEEMAITLIPMAVIPQIILSGTIAPLSGFGKGLALSGITTYWGKRGLDALLPDDLARTARAANVAEDGSLALSLALIALHCFCFVAATLIIMTLRGLRTTLKLQKVKRTAHG from the coding sequence GTGCCCCCTACCGAACTCCCCGCACTTCTCGATTGCGCCACCAACCAATACCACGCGATCGGCGGGACAACGCACTTCTTGGTGGGGCGCAGCGAAGATGCCCACCTGAGCGTGGCCAACCTGCGCTGTTCGCGGAAGCATTTCCAGATCGTCCTCGAAAGGGGACGGTACTTTGTCGAAGCGCTCGCCAAGGGGAACCCGACGTTCCTCGACGGGCGCGAGGTCGTCGGCCGGACCCCGCTTGCCCACGGCTCGTTGCTGCGGGCCGGAGAATGCGACTTTCGCTTCCTGCTCGCCGCGACTGCGCCGCCGCCCGTGCCGGCAACTTTCCCCGCCGCCCCCGCGGGGCAGCCGGTAGAACAGGACGAATCGCAAACCGTATCGGTTTCGGCGTCGCAGGTCACCGAACTTTTGGCTCTGGGCCGCAACATCCGCCTGGCCGGCTCGATGCTGATCGGGCGCGACGCGGACGCCCACATTCCGCTCGTGCACCCCCAGGTCTCCCGGCGACACGCGATCATCGACCGACTCGCCGACGGCCGCGTCGTCTTGCGCGACCTGGGCAGCGCGAACGGGACGTTCGTCAACGGCGCCCGGCTGACCACGCGCCCGGTCCCACTGAAGCCCGGCGACCAGATCAATATCGGACCCTACGGCTTGGTGTTTTCCGGGACGGAGCTGGTCTCGAAAAATCGGGTCAGCAACATCGAGCTGATTGCGGACGAGGTCACCCGCGTCGTGACCGACCGACAAACCGGAAAGAAACTCAAGCTGCTCGACGGGATCACCCTGGTGTTCCAACCGCGCGAGTTCGTCTGCCTGCTCGGGCCGAGCGGCTCGGGCAAATCGACCCTGATGACGATCCTCAGCGGCCGCTCCGCCCCCGACAGGGGCACCGTGTTCGTCAACGGCCAAGACCTGCACGCCAACTTCGACGCGCTGAAAAAAGACCTGGCACTGGTGCCGCAGAAGGACGTCCTGCACGATTCGCTCACGTTGGGGCAGGCGCTCCGCTACACCGCGCGGTTGCGGCTCCCGCCCGACACCAGCCGCGCCGAGGCCGACGTGTGCATTCAGGAAATCCTGAACACGGTGTCGCTGACGCACCGCCACGGGACCGTCATCCGGGAGCTCAGCGGCGGCCAAGTCAAGCGGGCCTGCCTGGCCAACGAGATCCTGTGCAAGCCGAACCTGCTCTTCCTCGACGAAGTGACGTCCGGCCTCGACGAGCGCACCGACAGCGACATGATGGACCTCTTCCGGCAGATCGCCCACGACGGCAAGACCGTGGTCTGCATCACGCACAGCCTCGCCAACGTCGAACGGGCTTGCGACCTGGTCGTCATCCTGACCCCCGGCGGGAAGTTGGCCTTCGTCGGATCGCCTGCCGAAGCCAAAACCTATTTCGGCATCGACCGCCTCGGGCTCGTGTACGACCTCCTCGAAGACAAAGACGTCCGGCCGCCCGAGTATTGGCAGGAGCGGTTCCTCGACAGCCCGTACTATGCGAAATACGTCACGGGGCGGTTGCCCCGGGGGCGCGGCGCGGACGCCGCCGAGGTCGTACAGCCGAGGGTCGGCTCGGCCGAGCGGGTGTCACTCTTTCTCCGCCAAGCCGCGGTCCTCACGCGGCGCTACCTGGCGATCTGGCGGAGCAACAAGGCGTCGCTGGCGGCGATGATCGGCCAGAGTCTGATCGTCGCCCTGCTGCTCATTATCGTGTTCGGCGACCTCTCGAACTTGAAGCTCGTGGAGAAGGCGTCGCGGACGGTCAACCTCCTGTTCCTCCTGGCGATCTCGAGCTTCTGGTTCGGGTGCAATAACGCGGCCAAGGAAGTCGTCAAAGAGCGCGTCATTTTCACCCGGGAGCGCGACTTTAACTTGCTGAGCAGCAGCTACTTCCTCTCGAAACTCGTCGTGCTCTGTGGGTTCAGCTTCCTTCAGACCTTCGTCCTCTTCGGGTTGACGAAAACGGTCTGCGGCCCGCCCGGGGACGGCGCCGGCCAAATCGCGGTACTTTTGGCGCTGGCGGCGGCCGGTACCACCTTGGGATTGCTGATTTCGACACTCGCCACGTCAGAGGAAATGGCGATCACGCTGATCCCGATGGCGGTCATTCCGCAGATCATTCTCTCCGGAACCATCGCGCCGCTGTCGGGGTTCGGCAAAGGGTTGGCGCTCTCGGGCATCACGACGTATTGGGGCAAGCGCGGCCTGGACGCGCTTCTCCCGGACGACCTCGCCCGGACCGCGCGCGCCGCCAACGTCGCCGAGGACGGTTCGCTCGCCCTCTCGCTGGCCCTGATCGCACTCCATTGCTTCTGCTTCGTCGCCGCGACTCTGATAATTATGACGCTCCGTGGTCTCCGGACGACGTTGAAGTTGCAGAAAGTGAAACGCACCGCCCACGGATGA